One stretch of Paroedura picta isolate Pp20150507F chromosome 13, Ppicta_v3.0, whole genome shotgun sequence DNA includes these proteins:
- the PLP1 gene encoding myelin proteolipid protein isoform X2: MGLLDCCARCLIGAPFASLVATGLCFLGVALFCGCGHEALTGTEHLIETYFSKNYQDYEFLIDVIHDFQYAIYGVAAFFFLFGALLLAEGFYTTGAVRQIFGDYKTTICGRGLSATFVGITYVLAIIWLLVLACSAVPVYIYFSTWTTCNSIANPSKTSASIGNLCTDARMYGVLPWNASPGRVCGQSLLSICKTAEFQMTFHLFIAAFVGAAITLVALLTFIIAATYNFAVLKLMGRGTKF, encoded by the exons GTTTGTTAGATTGCTGTGCAAGATGTCTTATTGGGGCACCCTTTGCCTCACTGGTTGCCACTGGGTTGTGTTTCTTGGGGGTAGCACTCTTTTGTGGCTGTGGGCATGAAGCACTCACTGGCACAGAGCACCTGATCGAGACCTACTTCTCCAAAAACTATCAGGATTATGAGTTTCTGATTGATGT AATCCATGACTTCCAATATGCTATTTATGGGGTTGccgctttctttttcctttttggagCCCTCCTGCTGGCCGAAGGCTTTTACACCACTGGCGCTGTCAGGCAGATCTTTGGCGACTACAAGACCACCATCTGTGGCCGGGGCCTCAGCGCTACG TTTGTGGGCATAACCTATGTCTTGGCCATCATCTGGCTCCTGGTCCTGGCCTGCTCTGCAGTCCCTGTCTACATCTACTTCAGTACTTGGACGACATGCAACTCCATTGCAAATCCTAGCAAGACATCAGCCAGTATTGGCAACCTATGCACTGATGCCAGGATGTATG GTGTCCTACCCTGGAATGCATCTCCAGGAAGAGTGTGTGGACAAAGCCTTCTTTCCATCTGCAAGACAGCCGAG TTCCAGATGACTTTCCATCTGTTCATTGCAGCGTTTGTTGGGGCTGCAATCACACTGGTGGCGCTG CTCACTTTCATCATTGCGGCCACCTACAACTTTGCAGTCCTCAAGCTCATGGGCCGGGGCACAAAGTTCTAA
- the PLP1 gene encoding myelin proteolipid protein isoform X1 has protein sequence MGLLDCCARCLIGAPFASLVATGLCFLGVALFCGCGHEALTGTEHLIETYFSKNYQDYEFLIDVIHDFQYAIYGVAAFFFLFGALLLAEGFYTTGAVRQIFGDYKTTICGRGLSATVTGGHKGRGPRGHRQAHSLELVCHCLGKWLGHPDKFVGITYVLAIIWLLVLACSAVPVYIYFSTWTTCNSIANPSKTSASIGNLCTDARMYGVLPWNASPGRVCGQSLLSICKTAEFQMTFHLFIAAFVGAAITLVALLTFIIAATYNFAVLKLMGRGTKF, from the exons GTTTGTTAGATTGCTGTGCAAGATGTCTTATTGGGGCACCCTTTGCCTCACTGGTTGCCACTGGGTTGTGTTTCTTGGGGGTAGCACTCTTTTGTGGCTGTGGGCATGAAGCACTCACTGGCACAGAGCACCTGATCGAGACCTACTTCTCCAAAAACTATCAGGATTATGAGTTTCTGATTGATGT AATCCATGACTTCCAATATGCTATTTATGGGGTTGccgctttctttttcctttttggagCCCTCCTGCTGGCCGAAGGCTTTTACACCACTGGCGCTGTCAGGCAGATCTTTGGCGACTACAAGACCACCATCTGTGGCCGGGGCCTCAGCGCTACGGTAACAGGGGGCcacaaggggaggggtcccagaggACACCGTCAAGCTCACTCTTTGGAGCTGGTGTGTCACTGTTTGGGAAAATGGCTAGGACATCCTGACAAG TTTGTGGGCATAACCTATGTCTTGGCCATCATCTGGCTCCTGGTCCTGGCCTGCTCTGCAGTCCCTGTCTACATCTACTTCAGTACTTGGACGACATGCAACTCCATTGCAAATCCTAGCAAGACATCAGCCAGTATTGGCAACCTATGCACTGATGCCAGGATGTATG GTGTCCTACCCTGGAATGCATCTCCAGGAAGAGTGTGTGGACAAAGCCTTCTTTCCATCTGCAAGACAGCCGAG TTCCAGATGACTTTCCATCTGTTCATTGCAGCGTTTGTTGGGGCTGCAATCACACTGGTGGCGCTG CTCACTTTCATCATTGCGGCCACCTACAACTTTGCAGTCCTCAAGCTCATGGGCCGGGGCACAAAGTTCTAA